A region from the Nostoc sp. HK-01 genome encodes:
- a CDS encoding phosphoenolpyruvate carboxylase, with amino-acid sequence MSSLLYSVSHAANYYPASELFLRRRLQIVEELWENVLRQECGQKMVDLLRQLRDLCSPEGQATNDQAASAVKLIEQLNINEAIRAARAFALYFQLINIIEQEYEQKQQLTRYSEIETESKGAETVSDSSYSSNDKEDDAFVNTGIGSDLLAKNWVNKMHNKQKGTFATLFPHLYDLNVPPQQIQRLISQLDVRLVFTAHPTEIVRHTIRDKQRQVVNLLQQIDAVENRAGAYPWESGELREKLLEEIRLWWRTDELHQFKPTVLDEVDYALHYFQEVLFDGIPQLHKRFKYALSKTFDWLEPPRKNFCSFGSWVGSDRDGNPSVTPEITWKTACYQRKMVLERYIQSVKTLIELLSISMHWSDVLPDLLESLELDQSQLSDIYDALALRYRQEPYRLKLAYVLRRLENTRDRNLALYKRETPTNEDAPMYRSGAEFLAELRLIQHNLSETGLSCRELENLICQVEIFDFNLTQLDIRQESTRHSDALNEILEYLQVLPQAYDDLTEEQRVAWLTSELQTRRPLIPAELPFSEKTNDVIETFRILRSLQQEFGVNICQTYIISMCRQVSDVLEVLLLAKEARLFDPAIAVGTIQVVPLFETVEDLQRSRSIMRQLFELPLYRALLAGGYENIQQRLATPESNQHSVLTPDLQEVMLGYSDSNKDSGFLSSNWEIHKAQKSLQKIAEEYGVDLRIFHGRGGSVGRGGGPAYEAILAQPGHSINGRIKITEQGEVLASKYSLVDLALYNLETVTTAVIQASLLRTGFDDIEPWNEIMEELAARSRQHYRALIYEQPDFIDFFNQVTPIEEISQLQISSRPARRPSGKKDLSSLRAIPWVFSWTQTRVLLPSWYGVGTALQEFLNEEPEEHLKLLRYFYMKWPFFKMVISKAEMTLAKVDMQMARHYVQELSNPEDKERFDKVFEQIASEYYLTRDFVLKITGHNRLLDGDPVLQRSVQLRNGTIVPLGFIQVSLLKRLRQAKNTTATSGVIHSRYSKGELLRGALLTINGIAAGMRNTG; translated from the coding sequence ATGAGTTCGCTTTTATACTCTGTGTCACACGCTGCGAATTATTACCCTGCGTCAGAATTATTTTTACGTCGTCGTCTCCAAATAGTTGAAGAATTATGGGAGAACGTCCTGCGGCAAGAATGTGGTCAGAAAATGGTAGACTTATTGCGGCAGTTGCGAGATTTGTGTTCGCCAGAAGGACAAGCCACAAACGACCAAGCCGCTTCAGCCGTTAAATTGATTGAACAACTAAATATTAATGAAGCGATTCGGGCGGCGCGGGCTTTTGCGCTATACTTCCAGCTAATTAACATCATAGAGCAGGAATACGAGCAGAAGCAGCAATTAACCCGTTATTCAGAAATAGAAACAGAATCTAAGGGCGCAGAAACGGTCTCTGATAGTAGCTACTCTTCCAACGATAAAGAAGATGATGCCTTTGTTAACACAGGTATAGGTTCAGACTTGTTAGCCAAAAATTGGGTTAACAAAATGCACAACAAACAGAAAGGTACATTTGCCACTCTGTTTCCCCATCTATACGATTTGAATGTACCACCCCAACAAATTCAACGGCTAATTTCGCAGTTGGATGTGCGTTTGGTGTTCACAGCCCACCCCACAGAAATTGTGCGTCACACCATCCGCGATAAACAAAGACAAGTAGTCAATCTTCTCCAACAAATAGATGCGGTAGAAAATCGCGCTGGCGCATATCCTTGGGAATCAGGCGAGTTACGGGAAAAGCTACTAGAAGAAATCCGGCTGTGGTGGCGTACCGATGAACTCCATCAGTTCAAACCCACAGTTTTAGATGAAGTAGATTATGCCCTGCACTACTTCCAAGAAGTATTATTTGATGGCATTCCGCAACTGCATAAACGCTTTAAGTATGCTTTGAGTAAAACCTTTGATTGGTTAGAACCGCCGCGCAAAAACTTTTGTTCCTTTGGTTCCTGGGTAGGTTCCGATAGAGATGGGAACCCATCAGTTACACCGGAAATTACGTGGAAAACAGCTTGCTATCAGCGCAAAATGGTACTGGAGAGATATATCCAATCAGTGAAAACATTGATTGAGTTATTAAGCATCTCCATGCACTGGAGTGATGTTTTACCTGATTTATTAGAATCGCTGGAATTAGATCAGTCACAGTTAAGTGATATATATGATGCCCTGGCTTTGCGTTATCGCCAAGAACCTTATCGCTTGAAACTGGCTTATGTACTCAGACGGCTGGAAAATACCCGCGATCGCAATTTAGCATTATATAAACGCGAAACTCCCACCAACGAAGATGCGCCAATGTACCGTTCGGGAGCCGAATTTTTAGCAGAACTGCGGTTAATTCAGCATAATTTAAGCGAAACTGGTCTGAGTTGTCGAGAACTGGAGAATCTAATTTGTCAAGTGGAAATCTTTGACTTTAACCTGACACAATTAGATATCCGTCAAGAATCAACCCGTCATTCCGATGCGTTGAATGAGATTTTAGAATATCTGCAAGTTTTACCTCAAGCTTACGACGACCTCACAGAAGAACAGCGCGTGGCTTGGTTAACTTCAGAATTGCAAACCCGCCGTCCGTTGATTCCGGCGGAATTGCCATTTTCTGAAAAAACCAACGATGTAATTGAAACCTTTAGAATTTTGCGATCGCTGCAACAAGAGTTTGGTGTCAATATCTGCCAAACTTATATTATTAGTATGTGTCGTCAAGTCAGCGACGTACTCGAAGTTTTACTCTTAGCCAAAGAAGCCAGATTATTTGACCCAGCCATTGCTGTCGGCACAATTCAAGTTGTACCGTTATTTGAAACCGTAGAAGACTTACAGCGTTCTCGCAGCATCATGCGTCAGCTGTTTGAACTTCCCTTATATCGGGCTTTATTAGCTGGTGGCTACGAAAATATTCAGCAAAGACTAGCTACCCCTGAATCAAATCAACATTCAGTCCTCACCCCCGACTTGCAAGAAGTCATGTTGGGTTATTCCGACAGCAACAAAGATTCCGGCTTTTTAAGCAGCAACTGGGAAATTCATAAAGCCCAAAAATCGTTACAGAAAATTGCCGAAGAATATGGTGTGGACTTGCGGATTTTCCACGGTCGCGGCGGTTCTGTGGGGCGGGGTGGCGGCCCTGCTTACGAGGCGATTTTAGCCCAACCAGGCCACAGTATTAACGGGCGAATTAAAATTACCGAACAAGGCGAAGTGTTAGCCTCTAAGTATTCTCTGGTAGATTTAGCTTTATACAACTTAGAAACCGTCACCACCGCCGTTATTCAAGCTAGTTTACTGCGAACAGGGTTTGATGATATCGAACCCTGGAATGAAATTATGGAAGAACTAGCAGCGCGATCGCGGCAACACTATCGTGCTTTAATCTACGAACAACCAGATTTCATCGACTTTTTCAACCAAGTCACTCCCATTGAAGAAATTAGCCAACTGCAAATTAGTTCTCGTCCCGCGCGACGACCTTCTGGTAAGAAAGATTTAAGCAGTCTCCGGGCGATTCCTTGGGTATTTAGCTGGACACAAACGAGAGTTTTGCTACCTTCCTGGTATGGAGTCGGGACAGCATTGCAAGAATTCTTAAATGAAGAACCAGAAGAACACCTCAAATTACTGCGCTACTTTTATATGAAGTGGCCGTTCTTCAAAATGGTGATTTCCAAAGCCGAAATGACCTTGGCGAAAGTCGATATGCAAATGGCGCGACACTACGTCCAGGAACTATCCAACCCAGAAGACAAAGAACGATTTGATAAAGTGTTCGAGCAAATCGCCAGCGAGTATTATCTCACAAGAGATTTTGTCCTGAAAATTACTGGACACAATCGACTTTTGGATGGTGATCCTGTATTGCAGCGTTCAGTACAATTACGTAACGGGACAATTGTCCCCCTGGGGTTCATTCAAGTTTCACTACTCAAGCGCTTGCGCCAAGCCAAAAATACTACAGCTACCTCTGGTGTGATTCACTCCCGTTACAGCAAAGGTGAATTACTCCGAGGCGCACTGTTAACCATTAATGGTATTGCTGCGGGAATGCGAAATACAGGTTGA